One genomic region from Leptospira montravelensis encodes:
- a CDS encoding methyl-accepting chemotaxis protein, with the protein MIFIFVVLNLVLGPIFYLVYQSAKSQIVNIGAELFKTLATDSVAVIDLLNEDVKSGKIGLAEAQELARVYILGPKGSDGVRDLSKGKMSAKLDMRVWASHPNGVFTMNPFNIEGVNLWDYQVDGKFTVRDTWSNKERTGKIVYELWQEGDEPTHSWIAYQIYYEPWDWIVGSGGREAIFYEERLKSLSYLFVFGAIFASVISLIFSYFFAAIFARKINHVKSLIGKAREGDLTSSSNHLYKDEIGSLLTDFDQMTNSLRTMIQVVSQSSNEVLQSADKLIESAKGSANVAATISESMSTVRSNSNTQLEAFSENKSAVEENTLAITKIAEATYVVSELSNGVLEKVEEGQDIVKKTIHQMEVINSSVNGISSSINTLGANSKAIGQIVETINQIASQTNLLALNAAIEAARAGEEGKGFAVVADEVRKLAERSERATKQISVIIDEIQKNTLESIQMMEKGNQDVGVGVEMVNVVGNTFQSIISAIKKVNDEIHGVSSTTEEISASTEELNANTVQLIELTNIINESTKEVSVSSDSQLSEVSAVKEAANRLSELAKTLNQEIKKFKI; encoded by the coding sequence ATGATTTTCATTTTTGTGGTTCTCAATTTAGTACTAGGCCCAATTTTTTATCTCGTCTATCAATCCGCAAAAAGCCAAATCGTAAACATTGGTGCAGAGTTATTTAAAACCTTGGCAACTGATTCCGTAGCCGTGATCGACTTATTAAATGAAGATGTAAAGTCAGGGAAAATTGGATTAGCGGAAGCCCAAGAATTGGCCAGGGTTTATATTTTGGGACCAAAAGGTTCTGACGGAGTTCGCGATTTATCCAAAGGCAAAATGTCTGCAAAATTGGATATGAGAGTGTGGGCCTCTCATCCAAACGGCGTATTTACCATGAACCCTTTTAACATCGAGGGTGTTAATCTTTGGGATTACCAGGTGGATGGTAAATTTACTGTTCGAGATACTTGGTCGAATAAGGAAAGAACTGGAAAAATCGTCTATGAATTATGGCAGGAAGGAGACGAACCAACTCATTCATGGATTGCCTATCAAATTTATTATGAACCTTGGGATTGGATTGTTGGTTCTGGTGGGAGAGAGGCTATTTTCTATGAAGAACGTCTAAAGTCGCTTTCCTATTTATTTGTTTTCGGTGCTATATTTGCATCCGTCATTTCGTTAATTTTCTCTTATTTTTTTGCAGCAATTTTTGCACGAAAAATCAATCACGTGAAGTCTCTCATTGGAAAAGCACGAGAAGGGGATTTGACTTCAAGTTCGAATCACCTATATAAAGATGAAATAGGATCGCTGCTTACTGATTTTGATCAAATGACGAATAGTTTGCGAACTATGATTCAAGTTGTTTCTCAGTCATCCAACGAAGTTTTGCAATCAGCTGATAAGCTGATTGAAAGTGCAAAAGGTTCTGCCAATGTCGCAGCTACAATATCAGAATCAATGTCTACAGTGCGAAGCAATTCAAATACCCAGTTGGAAGCTTTTTCTGAAAACAAGTCTGCAGTAGAAGAAAATACCCTTGCGATCACAAAAATTGCGGAAGCAACGTATGTGGTTTCGGAATTGTCAAATGGTGTATTGGAAAAAGTGGAAGAAGGCCAAGACATAGTTAAGAAAACAATTCACCAGATGGAGGTTATTAATTCTTCGGTAAATGGAATTTCTTCAAGTATCAATACTCTTGGTGCAAACTCGAAAGCGATTGGACAAATTGTGGAAACAATCAATCAAATCGCAAGTCAAACAAACCTTCTTGCACTCAATGCTGCCATTGAAGCCGCTCGGGCAGGAGAGGAAGGAAAAGGTTTTGCTGTTGTTGCGGATGAAGTTAGAAAATTAGCCGAAAGGTCAGAAAGAGCCACGAAACAAATTTCTGTGATCATTGATGAAATTCAAAAAAACACCCTAGAATCCATTCAGATGATGGAAAAAGGAAATCAGGATGTAGGTGTGGGAGTGGAGATGGTGAATGTTGTTGGAAATACTTTCCAATCAATTATTTCTGCCATTAAGAAAGTAAATGATGAAATCCACGGTGTTTCTTCCACTACGGAAGAGATTTCCGCTAGTACAGAAGAGCTCAATGCAAACACCGTTCAATTGATTGAGTTAACCAACATTATAAACGAAAGCACCAAAGAAGTATCTGTTTCCTCGGATTCTCAGTTATCAGAAGTTTCGGCTGTCAAAGAAGCAGCAAATCGATTGAGTGAACTTGCAAAAACATTAAATCAGGAAATTAAGAAGTTTAAAATATAA
- a CDS encoding methyl-accepting chemotaxis protein, whose product MNQNLLIRKLTVAIEAPLYLLIFPYFINFCLFASRFDTDTLIKLGILGTLLSLVPLVIGITLRNKRLKVLLNFTKDLEANALAAIKKGLLEHPHWEGRVILIRWAVSIFGFSFMAVTFLGLPWKEILALPYACIMLSPIIYLAFYFQTEVYLSPVLKAKELSAVLLDETKIRIFGVFQRNLFTMVAVALLPMLTLGYYLFLILLTEFRSPYWFYQMPIVFIMMIVIIIYAAYVGSKSLKEDIGNLNYSIEKLSKGELSETIPQLSATNLSHTITKLNLFMESLRQYFRTAKDEAFSLLETSRLILDKGSVIDTQVSSEKTKLDSTFESVNQIQNLSKATYERVLSQKDKTNFLVTELTRVTDEMTDLSEKAEALALNTVHSIGTIQVAKDAIQSAYEKVEIMNQMSENIKATISIVEDISDRVNLLSLNASIEAARAGTMGRGFAVVAGEVSRLADETAKNIEEIKRVVKLSQVASKESLESMKEIISTNEDVKSKFEEISRVVQMFGRTSETGSENVKSLKKLVGEFQKDAEQITEEMKLQTGYTEESNSNLQELWENHSKISTTFKEISEEANHLKAVSDSMEKIVSRFRF is encoded by the coding sequence ATGAATCAAAACTTACTCATCCGAAAATTGACGGTTGCGATTGAGGCTCCTTTATATCTATTAATTTTTCCCTATTTTATAAACTTTTGTTTATTTGCCTCCCGTTTTGATACAGATACACTTATCAAATTAGGAATTCTTGGCACACTCCTTTCATTAGTTCCTTTGGTGATTGGGATTACTCTTAGAAACAAAAGATTAAAGGTATTACTTAACTTTACTAAGGATTTAGAGGCAAATGCACTTGCAGCGATAAAAAAAGGTCTATTGGAACATCCACATTGGGAAGGTCGTGTGATTCTCATTCGGTGGGCAGTTTCAATTTTTGGATTTTCTTTTATGGCTGTTACCTTTCTTGGTCTGCCTTGGAAGGAAATTTTAGCCTTACCTTATGCCTGTATCATGCTTTCTCCCATTATCTATCTGGCTTTTTATTTCCAAACGGAGGTTTATTTAAGTCCAGTTTTAAAAGCAAAAGAACTATCGGCTGTACTTTTGGATGAAACTAAAATTCGAATTTTTGGTGTTTTTCAAAGAAACTTATTTACGATGGTTGCCGTTGCACTTTTGCCAATGTTGACATTGGGTTATTATTTGTTCCTAATTTTACTTACTGAGTTTAGGTCTCCTTACTGGTTTTATCAAATGCCCATTGTGTTTATAATGATGATTGTAATCATTATTTATGCAGCTTATGTTGGAAGTAAATCCTTGAAGGAAGATATTGGTAATCTAAATTATTCTATTGAAAAACTATCTAAAGGGGAGTTGTCAGAAACCATTCCGCAACTTTCAGCTACAAACCTAAGTCATACGATTACAAAATTAAACTTATTTATGGAGTCTTTGCGACAATACTTTCGGACAGCTAAAGACGAAGCATTTTCACTTCTAGAAACATCTCGACTAATTTTGGACAAGGGCAGCGTGATCGATACGCAGGTTAGTTCTGAAAAAACAAAATTAGACTCAACGTTTGAATCCGTTAATCAGATCCAAAATCTTTCTAAGGCAACCTATGAACGTGTTCTTTCCCAAAAAGATAAAACAAATTTCTTGGTAACAGAACTTACGCGAGTCACGGATGAAATGACGGACCTATCAGAAAAAGCAGAAGCTTTGGCACTAAACACTGTCCATTCGATTGGCACAATACAAGTAGCAAAGGACGCCATTCAATCGGCTTATGAAAAGGTAGAAATAATGAATCAGATGAGTGAAAATATCAAAGCTACAATCTCCATTGTGGAAGATATTTCTGACCGAGTAAATCTATTATCACTCAATGCATCAATTGAAGCAGCCAGGGCAGGAACTATGGGACGTGGTTTTGCTGTGGTGGCGGGAGAGGTTTCTCGCCTTGCTGATGAAACTGCAAAAAATATCGAGGAGATCAAAAGAGTGGTAAAATTATCCCAAGTCGCCTCTAAAGAAAGTTTGGAATCAATGAAAGAAATCATCTCTACCAATGAAGATGTAAAATCTAAGTTTGAAGAAATTTCGAGAGTGGTACAGATGTTCGGCCGCACAAGTGAAACCGGTTCTGAAAATGTTAAATCGTTAAAAAAACTTGTAGGGGAGTTTCAAAAAGACGCGGAGCAAATCACCGAGGAAATGAAATTGCAAACAGGATATACTGAAGAATCCAATTCCAACTTACAAGAGTTATGGGAAAACCATTCTAAAATTTCTACCACGTTTAAAGAAATTTCCGAAGAAGCAAATCACCTAAAAGCAGTTTCCGATTCGATGGAGAAAATTGTTTCCCGGTTTCGGTTTTAA
- a CDS encoding metallophosphoesterase, with product MKAFFLFLSVLTSLLGFIYYYSTFRLISGLSLNGPVVTLVLFGIGILVLLVPLTYALSRITKREKTQTFFAYVTFTNFGFFSILFTLVLLMDFLRWMDLGIITDYSRMLFSSLVHFGFPLDGVTEVKNFSLAFSTIVAATALSSLGFFNAHVRLLYKRVSVPVKDLHPDLVDFKIVQISDVHIGPTIKGRFLERVVKRINFQKPDVVVITGDLVDGPVTTLKHHLKPLGNIQSKYGTFYVTGNHEYYSGVLSWLPEIQKLGVNVLLNQNQILSVGESKLLMAGVTDLSAGKIIRSHQTNPKKAMEGGEKCDYKILLAHQPNSIYEASEVGFDLQISGHTHGGQFFPGNILIYFAQKFVSGLHRYKDSLIYVSRGTGYWGPPFRLGAPSEISILELKST from the coding sequence TTGAAAGCATTCTTTTTATTTTTGTCCGTTCTGACATCCTTACTTGGATTTATCTATTATTATTCTACCTTTCGTTTGATTTCAGGTCTTTCACTCAATGGGCCAGTGGTGACTTTGGTTTTATTCGGAATTGGAATACTAGTCTTACTAGTTCCTTTGACTTATGCGCTGAGTCGGATCACAAAACGGGAAAAAACGCAGACTTTTTTTGCCTATGTTACTTTTACTAATTTTGGCTTTTTTTCGATTCTCTTTACCCTCGTTCTTCTAATGGATTTTTTGCGTTGGATGGACCTTGGGATCATCACAGATTATTCTCGGATGTTATTTTCAAGTTTGGTTCATTTTGGATTTCCTTTAGATGGGGTCACTGAGGTAAAAAACTTTAGTTTGGCTTTTTCAACCATAGTAGCGGCAACAGCACTCAGTTCTCTTGGGTTTTTTAATGCACATGTCCGTTTGTTATACAAACGAGTGTCAGTCCCAGTGAAAGATCTTCATCCTGATTTGGTAGATTTTAAGATAGTTCAAATCTCTGATGTACATATTGGACCAACAATCAAAGGTAGATTTTTAGAAAGAGTAGTAAAAAGAATCAATTTTCAAAAACCAGATGTTGTTGTGATTACCGGAGATTTAGTGGATGGCCCAGTGACTACTCTCAAACATCATTTAAAGCCTTTAGGTAACATCCAATCAAAATATGGCACTTTCTATGTCACAGGCAATCATGAATACTATTCAGGAGTATTGTCCTGGCTTCCCGAGATACAAAAGTTAGGTGTAAATGTTTTGCTAAACCAAAACCAGATTCTCTCAGTGGGTGAATCAAAATTGCTTATGGCTGGAGTGACGGATCTTTCTGCCGGGAAAATAATCCGATCGCACCAAACAAATCCCAAAAAAGCGATGGAAGGCGGAGAAAAATGCGATTATAAGATTTTACTCGCCCACCAACCCAACAGTATTTATGAAGCAAGTGAGGTTGGATTCGACTTACAAATTTCGGGTCATACACATGGTGGCCAATTTTTCCCAGGTAATATACTAATTTATTTTGCGCAAAAATTTGTCTCTGGATTACATAGATATAAGGATTCGCTAATTTATGTTAGTCGAGGGACTGGGTATTGGGGTCCTCCTTTTCGGCTAGGTGCACCTTCGGAAATTTCCATTTTGGAACTTAAATCTACCTAA
- a CDS encoding malate:quinone oxidoreductase, with protein MKEKDKVRTKSDVILIGAGIMSATLGVLLKELAPHLTITVLERLDAAARESSNAWNNAGTGHSAFCELNYTIENEDGTIQTKKALQIAEWFEISKEFWGYLAGTKRILDADEFIHSVPHYSFVWGKENVSFLRKRFDALKKYELFKELIYSEDEKTLTEWLPLVMKGRDNSEPIAATKMELGTDVNFGTLTRAMFRYLESLPGVHVHYFEDVKDLERAENGYWHLTSNHLQTHEKEHHEAKFVFIGAGGGSLPLLEKSDIPEASGFGGFPVSGQWLRCRNREVIKQHFAKVYGKADVGSPPMSVPHLDTRIIEGKKELLFGPYAGFTTKFLKKGSYLDLVKSLEFDNIFPMLSAGMHNLPLTKYLISQAIQSHEDRIAALREYFPEVKSEDWELVVAGQRVQVIKKDEEEGGVLEFGTEVVAAKDGSLAALLGASPGASTSVSIMLEVLADCFPKEMSSIEWKSKLKEMIPSFGESMKDNPEVCRISRLNTAKLLELNQKTNVSSQVTI; from the coding sequence ATGAAAGAAAAAGACAAGGTTAGAACGAAGTCCGATGTAATTTTAATCGGTGCAGGTATCATGAGCGCCACTTTAGGTGTTCTACTAAAGGAACTAGCACCCCACCTAACAATTACTGTATTAGAAAGATTGGATGCTGCTGCTCGCGAAAGTTCCAATGCTTGGAACAATGCGGGAACCGGACACTCTGCATTTTGTGAACTCAATTATACGATCGAAAATGAAGACGGCACAATTCAAACAAAAAAGGCACTTCAAATTGCCGAATGGTTTGAAATATCTAAAGAATTTTGGGGTTATTTGGCAGGAACCAAACGAATATTAGATGCAGATGAATTCATTCACTCCGTTCCTCATTATAGTTTTGTTTGGGGAAAAGAAAATGTGTCCTTTCTTCGCAAACGTTTTGATGCTTTAAAAAAATATGAGCTCTTCAAAGAGCTGATTTATTCGGAAGATGAAAAAACATTAACCGAATGGTTGCCTTTAGTTATGAAGGGCAGAGACAATTCCGAACCAATTGCAGCAACCAAAATGGAGTTAGGAACAGATGTCAACTTTGGCACCTTAACGAGAGCCATGTTTCGGTATTTAGAAAGTCTCCCTGGTGTACACGTCCATTACTTCGAAGATGTTAAGGATTTGGAACGTGCAGAAAATGGATACTGGCACTTAACTTCGAATCATTTACAAACACATGAGAAGGAACACCATGAAGCGAAGTTCGTGTTCATTGGAGCTGGCGGTGGAAGTCTTCCTCTTTTGGAAAAATCAGATATTCCTGAAGCATCTGGTTTCGGAGGATTTCCGGTAAGTGGTCAATGGTTACGCTGTCGCAATCGCGAAGTAATCAAACAACATTTTGCAAAAGTATATGGAAAAGCGGACGTGGGTTCACCTCCAATGTCTGTGCCTCACTTGGACACAAGAATCATAGAAGGGAAAAAAGAATTGTTATTTGGTCCTTATGCTGGTTTTACAACGAAGTTTTTAAAAAAAGGATCGTATTTAGATTTAGTAAAATCGTTAGAGTTTGATAATATATTTCCAATGTTATCTGCAGGAATGCACAACCTACCATTAACAAAGTATTTAATTAGCCAAGCCATACAATCTCATGAAGATCGAATTGCTGCTCTACGAGAATATTTCCCAGAAGTAAAATCGGAAGATTGGGAACTGGTTGTAGCGGGTCAACGCGTACAAGTGATCAAAAAAGATGAAGAAGAAGGAGGAGTCCTTGAATTTGGTACGGAAGTAGTTGCGGCAAAAGATGGTTCATTAGCTGCATTACTCGGTGCCAGTCCAGGTGCTTCCACATCAGTTTCCATTATGTTAGAAGTACTAGCTGATTGTTTTCCAAAAGAAATGTCATCGATTGAGTGGAAATCAAAACTAAAAGAAATGATTCCTAGTTTCGGGGAATCTATGAAAGACAATCCTGAAGTTTGTAGAATCAGTCGATTGAATACTGCCAAACTTTTAGAATTAAATCAAAAAACAAACGTTAGTTCCCAAGTTACTATTTAA